In the genome of Leptotrichia sp. HSP-536, the window GGTAGAATTTTAGTAAGAGCTTCGGGAACAGAATCACTTATAAGAGTAATGGTTGAGGCGGAAAGTCAAGAAATCGTGGATAAATATGTGGAAGAATTAAGTAAAAAAGTTGAAGAAACTCTTTGCTGATATTTTATCAAAAGATAGCAAGAAGTCTCTGGCTTTTACAAGCGGGAGCAGTTCACCAAAAATAAAAGGAAAACTAGTTATTAAAAATTGTTTTCCTTTTTTATTTTTGCTCAAAATTTTCTTCATTTAAAAGAAAAATAAAATAAAATCTATAAAAGACAGTTCACAGAACGTTTCATTAGAAATTATTAAAAAAAAGACCGTTTCACAAAATTAATTTTTATAAAACAGTCTATTTTTAAGCAGTGTTTTTATATTTGTCGCAATATATTATACAATCTATGTATTAGAATTAATTTGCAAATAATAAATTTACAATTTTTTCTATATAAGGAATTTTAAATTCTTTTTCTAAAATTGATGCTCCCGCCGCAACAATTTGAAAAATAATTAATAATATAAAAATTATAAAAAAAGCTAGATTTCCGATAAATATAATAAAATTTAATAAAAATGACACTAAAGTTAAAACTGTAATTGCCAAAGTCTGTTTTGAATATGCTCTTACAAAATTATTTTTATCTTCTAAAATTAATGCAAAAATTGGAATTAATAAGCCAAGTCCCATAAAAAAGCTCAGATTTACTATAAAAGCAGCTGCATTTGCCCGTAATCCTGCAATTGATTTTTGCTCACTGATATTATTACCCATAAACTCCTCCTAATATATTTTAAATATTTTATTTACTTGATTACGTAAAGAATTTTAACATAAAAAATCTAAAAAATCAAATTGAAAATCCATTGTAAAAGGTAAAAAAATAGTTTATTTAGCATTGATAAAAAAAGTAATATGTGATAAAATAAAAGAAAATGTAAAATATCAAATAAATAATGGAGGAGAAACTATGAGAAAAGTAATAGTAGCTGGAAACTGGAAAATGAACAAAACTGCAAAAGAGGCTGCACAATTCTTCAATGAATTAAAACCTTTAGTAGCAGATGTGAAAAATGCAGGAATCGTAATCGGAGCACCTTTCACTGCATTAGAAACAGCAACTAGAGAAACTGCAGGAAGCAACATTAAAATCGCTGCTGAAAATATGAACGCTAAAGAAAGCGGAGCATATACTGGAGAAGTTTCACCATTGATGTTAAAAGATTTAGGTGTAGAATATGTAATTTTAGGACACTCTGAAAGAAGAGAATATTACCACGAAACTGATGAAATCATCAATGAAAAAGTAAAATCAGCATTAGCGCACGATTTGAAACCAATCTTATGTATTGGGGAAAAATTGGAAGAAAGAGAAGCTGGAACTACTAATGATGTTGTGAAAACTCAAATTGTTGGTGGATTAAAAGATGTTACAGCCGCTGAAATGGCAAACGTTGTACTTGCATACGAACCAGTATGGGCAATTGGAACAGGTAAAACTGCCACTCCAGAACAAGCTCAAGAAGTTCATGCATTCATTAGAGGATTATTAACTGATTTATATGGAAAAGAAGTTGCAGAAAACGTAACTGTTCAATATGGAGGATCAATGAACGACGCAAATGCAGCTGACTTAATCGCTCAAACAGACATTGACGGTGGATTAGTAGGAGGAGCAAGTTTAATTCCTGAAAAATTCGCTGTAATAATAAAAGCCGGAGATGCAGCAGCTAAATAATTGATTTAAAAAATAAAATTGATTAGCTATTCTCTTGTTTTGTAAATTATAGGAGGAACACGTGTTAGAAAATTTATTAATTATAGCTTTAGTAATTTTATCAATCATTATGATAAGCGTAATTTTACTACAGCCAGACAGAAGCCAAGGTTTAGCAAAAAGTTCTGCTAATATTTTGGATGAAGAAAAAGAAGGAATTGAAAAATTTACAGAAATTGTTGCGACATTATTTCTAGTCGTTGCAATTTTATTCCAAATTGTAAGATCGTAATGGGAAAATAATTTTTTGATTTTATAAAAATATTGAAATCACAGTTAAAAATATTGGCTGTGATTTTTTCTAAAAAAATTTTTTAAAAACTATTGACAATGTATTGAGTACGTGTTATAATAGATTTGTAAGTTGAAAATGACTATTTGTAAAACTTTTCAACTATTCCTAATTTTCAGATACTTTCTATTAGAAGTTATGATTAACGTTATTTTAGAAGGGAATGATATTTATGTCATACAGAAAAATCGAAAAAAGATTTAGAAAATTAGGCGGAAAAGTTGTGCGTATAAGAGGTAGTCATTATCAATGGAAAATTCCAGGTGTAAAAGGTGTTGTAACAGTACAATACTCAAAAGATATACCTATCGGAACAGTAAAAAATATTGAAAGACAAGTTGGGATTAAATTCTAATCCCTTCCTGCTTTCACTAAAAATTATTATCCCATAATTTGGATGGGATTTAGACTACCCCAAAAACGAAGGGGACTAAAACTTAAACAATATACCTTCCCACGTATATTATTGATTTAGACTACCCCAAAAACGAAGGAGAATCTTAATTTGACAGAAATACAAAAATATTTTTGAAAAATTCTAATTATTTTAGAAAGGTTAAGTGAAAAGAAAGTTATATGAATATAGTAATTCTCAATGAATGATTAAAAAATAGAAAAATTTAAAATAATTATTTTGATTTAGCAGAAATGCTAAAAAATTTTACAAACAATTTTATACACGTGTTCAACACGTAAAAAGATAGGAGATAATGAAAATGGATGTATTTTATCCAGTAGTGGTAACTAAGGAAGACGGGACTTATTATGGTTGTATTGTTGATTTTGATAAGTTTGAAGATGGAGAGATAAATTATTATGCTACATTTGGAGACAGCATGGAGGAGGCTGTTTCAAATTTGAGAGAGACATTGGGTCTGTATTTGGCTGATTTTTTAGATGTGCGAAAAAAATATCCTGAGCCTTCAAAAGTGGAGGATGTGAAACTGAAAGAAAATCAGTATTTGTATATTTTATCTGTTGATCCAGTGTATGAAGTGGCAAAAGTCACAAATGCTCTAAAAAAGAAAACTTTAACAATTCCTGTTTGGCTAGATATATTGGCACAGGAAAAAAATCTGAATTTTTCACAAATTTTACAAAAAGCATTGAAAAAAGAATTAGGTATTGAGTAGTAAAGAAAATATTAGGAGGTTTTTTGTATATGAAAATCACAAAAATTGATGGAATTTCACATAAAAAATATATTAAAGAAGGAAAATTGGTAAAAAGTACGAGTGAAGAAAATAAGACTGATGAGAGATTGTCAGAACTTTTAACTATAAGACTGGATACGTATATAAAAAATCCTGATAATGCAAGTGAAGAAGAAAATAGAATAAGAAGAGAAACTTTAAAAGAATTTTTTTCAAATAAAGTATTGCATTTAAAAGATGGTATTCTGTATTTAAAGGATAGGAGAGAAAAAAATGCAGTACAGAATAAAAATTATTCTGAACAAGATATTTCAGAATATGATTTAAAAAACAAAAATAGTTTTTCGGTTTTAAAGAAAATACTGTTAAATGAAGATATAAATTCTGAAGAGTTAGAAATATTTAGAAACGATTTTGAGAAAAAATGGAATAAGATAAATTCTTTAAAATATTCACTTGAAGAAAATAAGGCTAATTATCATAAAATTAATGAAAATAATATAGAAAAAGTTGAAGGAAAAAGTAAAAGAAATATTTTTTACAATTATTACAAAGACTCAGCAAAACGTAATGATTATATAAATAATATACAAGAAGCATTTGATAAATTATACAAAAAAGAAGATATTGAAAATTTATTTTTTTTAATAGAAAATTCAAAAAAACATGAAAAATATAAAATAAGGGAATGCTATCACAAAATAATTAGAAGAAAAAATGATAAAGAAAATTTTTCAAAAATTATTTATGAAGAAATACAGAATGTAAATAATATGAAAGAATTAATTGAGAAAGTTCCAAATGTAAGTGAATTGAAAAAATCTCAAGTATTTTATAAATATTATTTGAATAAAGAGAAACTTAATGATGAAAATATAAAATATGTTTTTTGTCATTTTGTAGAAATTGAAATGAGTAAACTCCTGAAAAATTTTGTGTATAAAAAACCAAGTAATATAAGTAATGATAAAGTGAAAAGAATATTTGAATATCAAAGTTTAAAAAAATTAATAGAAAATAAATTACTAAATAAATTGGATACTTATGTAAGAAATTGTGGAAAATACAGTTTTTATTTACAGGATGGAGAAATTGCGACAAGTAATTTTATTGCTGGGAATAGACAAAATGAAGCATTTTTGCGAAATATAATTGGAGTTTCTTCTGCTGCGTATTTTTCATTGAGAAATATTCTTGAAACTGAAAATGAGAATGATATTACAGGCAGAATTAAAGGAAAGACTGTAAAAAATAAGAAGGGCGAAGAAAAATATATTTCTGGAGAAATTGATAAATTATATGATGATAATAAACAAAATGAAGTGAAAAAAAATTTAAAAATGTTCTATAGTTATGATTTTAATATGGATAGCAAAAATGAAATTGAAGATTTTTTTTCAAATATTGATGAAGCTATTAGCAGTATTAGACATGGGATTGTGCATTTTAATTTGGAATTAGAAGGGAAAGATATATTTGCATTTAAAAATATAGCTCCTTCTGAAATTTCAAAAAAAATGTTTCAAAATGAAATAAATGAGAAAAAATTGAAATTGAAGATATTTAGGCAGTTGAATAGTGCGAATGTATTTAGGTATTTGGAAAAATATAAAATATTAAATTATTTAAAGAGAACACGATTTGAGTTTGTTAATAAAAATATTCCATTTGTTCCGTCATTTACAAAATTGTACAGCAGGATAGATGATTTAAAAAATAGTCTAGGTATTTATTGGAAAACTCCGAAAACAAATGATGATAATAAAACTAAAGAAATTATAGATGCTCAGATATATCTTTTGAAAAATATTTATTATGGAGAATTTTTAAATTATTTTATGAGCAATAACGGGAATTTTTTTGAGATAAGCAGAGAAATAATTGAATTAAATAAAAATGATAAAAGAAATTTAAAAACTGGATTTTATAAACTACAAAAATTTGAAAATCTTCAAGAAAAAACTCCTAAAGAATATCTTGCAAATATACAAAGCCTTTAT includes:
- the secG gene encoding preprotein translocase subunit SecG, producing MLENLLIIALVILSIIMISVILLQPDRSQGLAKSSANILDEEKEGIEKFTEIVATLFLVVAILFQIVRS
- a CDS encoding type II toxin-antitoxin system HicA family toxin, coding for MSYRKIEKRFRKLGGKVVRIRGSHYQWKIPGVKGVVTVQYSKDIPIGTVKNIERQVGIKF
- the tpiA gene encoding triose-phosphate isomerase codes for the protein MRKVIVAGNWKMNKTAKEAAQFFNELKPLVADVKNAGIVIGAPFTALETATRETAGSNIKIAAENMNAKESGAYTGEVSPLMLKDLGVEYVILGHSERREYYHETDEIINEKVKSALAHDLKPILCIGEKLEEREAGTTNDVVKTQIVGGLKDVTAAEMANVVLAYEPVWAIGTGKTATPEQAQEVHAFIRGLLTDLYGKEVAENVTVQYGGSMNDANAADLIAQTDIDGGLVGGASLIPEKFAVIIKAGDAAAK
- a CDS encoding type II toxin-antitoxin system HicB family antitoxin → MDVFYPVVVTKEDGTYYGCIVDFDKFEDGEINYYATFGDSMEEAVSNLRETLGLYLADFLDVRKKYPEPSKVEDVKLKENQYLYILSVDPVYEVAKVTNALKKKTLTIPVWLDILAQEKNLNFSQILQKALKKELGIE
- a CDS encoding DUF4870 domain-containing protein — its product is MGNNISEQKSIAGLRANAAAFIVNLSFFMGLGLLIPIFALILEDKNNFVRAYSKQTLAITVLTLVSFLLNFIIFIGNLAFFIIFILLIIFQIVAAGASILEKEFKIPYIEKIVNLLFAN
- the cas13a gene encoding type VI-A CRISPR-associated RNA-guided ribonuclease Cas13a; the protein is MKITKIDGISHKKYIKEGKLVKSTSEENKTDERLSELLTIRLDTYIKNPDNASEEENRIRRETLKEFFSNKVLHLKDGILYLKDRREKNAVQNKNYSEQDISEYDLKNKNSFSVLKKILLNEDINSEELEIFRNDFEKKWNKINSLKYSLEENKANYHKINENNIEKVEGKSKRNIFYNYYKDSAKRNDYINNIQEAFDKLYKKEDIENLFFLIENSKKHEKYKIRECYHKIIRRKNDKENFSKIIYEEIQNVNNMKELIEKVPNVSELKKSQVFYKYYLNKEKLNDENIKYVFCHFVEIEMSKLLKNFVYKKPSNISNDKVKRIFEYQSLKKLIENKLLNKLDTYVRNCGKYSFYLQDGEIATSNFIAGNRQNEAFLRNIIGVSSAAYFSLRNILETENENDITGRIKGKTVKNKKGEEKYISGEIDKLYDDNKQNEVKKNLKMFYSYDFNMDSKNEIEDFFSNIDEAISSIRHGIVHFNLELEGKDIFAFKNIAPSEISKKMFQNEINEKKLKLKIFRQLNSANVFRYLEKYKILNYLKRTRFEFVNKNIPFVPSFTKLYSRIDDLKNSLGIYWKTPKTNDDNKTKEIIDAQIYLLKNIYYGEFLNYFMSNNGNFFEISREIIELNKNDKRNLKTGFYKLQKFENLQEKTPKEYLANIQSLYMINAGNQDEEEKDTYIDFIQKIFLKGFMTYLANNGRLSLIYIGSDEETNTSLAEKKQEFDKFLKKYEQNNNIKIPYEINEFLREIKLGNILKYTERLNMFYLILKLLNHKELTNLKGSLEKYQSANKEEAFSDQLELINLLNLDNNRVTEDFELEVNEIGKFLDFNGNKIKDRKELKKFDTNKIYFDGENIIKHRAFYNIKKYGMLNLLEKIADKAKYKISLKELKEYSNKKNEIEKNYTMQQNLHRKYARPKKDEKFNDEDYKEYEKAIGNIQKYTHLKNKVEFNELNLLQSLLLRILHRLVGYTSIWERDLRFRLKGEFPENQYIEEIFNFDNSKNVKYKNGQIVEKYISFYKELYKDDTEKISIYSDKKVKELKKEKKDLYIRNYIAHFNYIPNAEVSLLEVLENLRKLLSYDRKLKNAIMKSIVDILKEYGFVATFKIGADKKIGIQTLESEKIVHLKNLKKEKLTTNRNSKELCKLVKVMFEYKMKEKKSEN